GGGGGAGTGCGTCACGGCTGACGTCACTGTCACATTCGGCCTTCCAAAAACCGGGCTGGTGCTCTTTCCAGGCGCGCAGTTCGCCGGAGAAGTTGTCGTAGCCGACATAGGGATCCCCCGTTCGGTGATCGAGACCATGGATCTGCCGGGAGCCCTTCTTGGACCCGAGGCAGTCGAAGGCATTTACGAGGAACGATGGCCGGATACTCACAAGGGTTCATACGGTCATCTCCTCCTGTGCTGCGGTTCCACAGGCAAACTTGGTGCAGGGATCCTTGCATCGAGGGGGGCGTTGAGAGCCGGAGCGGGTTTGGTGACCCTTGCCGTTCCAGCTTCTGCCGTTCACGAAGTTGATGCGGCCACCCCCGAGGTCATGACCGCACCTCTACCTGAGACCGCTGGGGGTTCTTTCTCACGAATGGGCGCTAACGGGCTTAAAAAGCTGATAATGGAACGGGATGCTCTAGGTATAGGACCTGGTATATCCACCGATCCGGAGGTCGCAGAACTGGTCAGGGAGGTTCTCAGTTGGGAGAGCTTTCCCGCCGTCCTGGATGCGGATGCCCTGAACGTTCTGGAGGGAGATCTGGAACTTTTAAGACCCCGTGGCCAACATACCGTGATCACACCACACCCCGGTGAGATGTCCCGACTCATCGGCGGCAGCATCCGGGATGTCCAGTCCGATCGCATCGGAGCAGCACTGGAATGTTCCGGGAGAAGCGGTTGTGTCGTCGTTCTCAAGGGTGCGGGTACTGTGGTGGCTCATCCGGACGGGACCTTTTTTATTAATACTACCGGGAACCCTGGAATGGCTTCCGGCGGCACCGGCGATGTACTTACGGGCATGATTGGAGCTTTACTCGCCAGGGGGTGCAATACTTTAGACAGCGCCAAGGCGGCTGTTTATCTACACGGCGCCGCTGCCGATCTGGCAACAGAGAAGGTTTCGGAACACGCTCTCACAGCAACCGATATTATTGATTCCATTGGTTTGACTCTGATGGGGATGAGGACGGAGTAGAGCATGCTTACAGCTTCCCAGATAATGACAAAACAGTTCCTCACTATCTTGCCCGAGATGAGCGTTGAAGAGTTGGCCAGACTGCTTCTTCGGGAAGATGTTACCGGTGCCGTGGTCATAGATAAAAAAGGAAAACTGCTGGGAGTGGTGACGGAGGGGGACCTTATCGCAAAGGAGAAGAACCTCCATCTTCCCACGGTAGTTTCCCTCTTCGATTCCGCTATCTACCTTGGAACATCCGAACATTTTAAGGACGAACTGCACAAGATGGTAGCTACAAAGGTGGATGATATTTTCACCAAGGCCCCTGTTACTATCGACCTGAACACTTTCCTGGCTGATATCGCGACTATCATGTCAGAAAAAAGAATCCATTTCCTTCCTGTAATGCATGAAGGGAGAGTGGAGGGGGTTGTCGGGCGAAGAGAAATTCTGCGGGCCCTGGCGGAAGGGAGCTG
The nucleotide sequence above comes from bacterium. Encoded proteins:
- a CDS encoding NAD(P)H-hydrate dehydratase is translated as MKTVTPSQMREIDRRTIDDLGISSLVLMESAGLGLVDEIESRNNGERLRVTVVCGPGNNGGDGMVAARHLADRGHEVVTFLAAPRATFSGDAKVQLRTLTRLDMDVTVLSSQSSYERAFRRAGDSDITIDSLFGTGLGRAVEGQWAECVRIINSCPGLVISADVPSGLDARTGHPLGECVTADVTVTFGLPKTGLVLFPGAQFAGEVVVADIGIPRSVIETMDLPGALLGPEAVEGIYEERWPDTHKGSYGHLLLCCGSTGKLGAGILASRGALRAGAGLVTLAVPASAVHEVDAATPEVMTAPLPETAGGSFSRMGANGLKKLIMERDALGIGPGISTDPEVAELVREVLSWESFPAVLDADALNVLEGDLELLRPRGQHTVITPHPGEMSRLIGGSIRDVQSDRIGAALECSGRSGCVVVLKGAGTVVAHPDGTFFINTTGNPGMASGGTGDVLTGMIGALLARGCNTLDSAKAAVYLHGAAADLATEKVSEHALTATDIIDSIGLTLMGMRTE
- a CDS encoding CBS domain-containing protein — its product is MLTASQIMTKQFLTILPEMSVEELARLLLREDVTGAVVIDKKGKLLGVVTEGDLIAKEKNLHLPTVVSLFDSAIYLGTSEHFKDELHKMVATKVDDIFTKAPVTIDLNTFLADIATIMSEKRIHFLPVMHEGRVEGVVGRREILRALAEGS